A single genomic interval of Helianthus annuus cultivar XRQ/B chromosome 13, HanXRQr2.0-SUNRISE, whole genome shotgun sequence harbors:
- the LOC110897792 gene encoding uncharacterized protein LOC110897792 — translation MKDEHHEIQTPKKEQNLSVSSNRKSKSMNTPSKKLNHQQQKSVKTNVSSPITEADVVLNLSDKDSSEKISSVSVATDADQSIVDISKSNLNSDNTVASDDTLELKLPEESVGISAMSEAFVFYDDQSSLESYISSLDQHVSPSSIAYSSLESTPLSSKSPAVITPLSSITTVETTPSSSTTAAVHGSIIAETKSVKPEILAKHLKESMFQVLHSSDIDTNHKKLLDALVKMVIEQFCTSHEDRGSVVGLFSKKVKLVLLSYLLVMLLGSAGFFLLSDVQSCYHGPPPT, via the exons ATGAAAGACGAACATCATGAAATTCAAACTCCAAAGAAGGAACAAAATCTGTCAGTTTCTTCCAATCGAAAGTCTAAATCGATGAATACTCCATCGAAGAAGCTAAATCATCAGCAACAAAAG AGTGTAAAAACGAACGTGAGTTCTCCGATTACTGAGGCAGATGTGGTATTGAACTTATCAGATAAGGATTCAAGCGAGAAGATCTCATCAGTTTCAGTAGCAACTGACGCAGATCAGTCAATCGTAGAT ATCAGCAAATCGAACTTAAACTCTGATAACACTGTGGCTTCTGACGACACTTTAGAGCTCAAACTTCCAGAAGAATCAGTCGGAATATCGGCAATGTCAGAGGCATTTGTGTTTTACGACGATCAATCGTCCTTGGAG AGCTACATTTCGTCTTTAGATCAACATGTTTCACCATCATCTATTGCATACAGTTCCCTAGAATCGACTCCATTGTCATCCAAGTCACCAGCAGTAATAACTCCTCTGTCATCCATAACAACTGTCGAAACAACcccatcatcatcaacaaccgcTGCGGTTCATGGATCCATAATAGCCGAAACAAAATCAGTTAAGCCAGAAATACTGGCAAAGCATCTAAAAGAATCCATGTTTCAGGttttacattcatctgacatagaCACCAATCACAAGAAGCTTCTAGACGCACTAGTCAAGATGGTGATTGAACAGTTCTGTACTTCACATGAAGATCGCGGTTCAGTTGTTGGTCTGTTTTCAAAGAAAGTAAAGCTTGTGCTGCTGAGCTATTTGCTTGTAATGCTTCTTGGTTCTGCTGGTTTCTTCCTTTTATCAgatgttcaaagctgctatcatGGCCCTCCACCAACCTAG